The genomic interval GAGCCTGTCGCCCGGCGGACGCCCTCGGCCATTTGCTCGGCGACGGGACGGCTGACGGCTCCGAAGCGCTCCAGATCGCCCCCGTTTACGCCGAGCAACGAGCGCTTCACGTCGTTCGAGTATGCTACCACGCCGCCCCGGAAGTAGTCCGAGGCGCCGGGCAGGGCCGTGAAGCGGCGGGCGATGTTGCCGCCCGTGCACGACTCGGCCGTTGCGACGGTCGCCCCGCGAGCGCGGAGCAGGTCCCCCGTTATGCTCTCGAGCGAGACGTCCCCGTATCCGACGATGCTGTAGGGGATGATTCGCTCCAACTGTTCGAATTGCCTGCCGATTTCCCGCTCGGCCTCTTCCCGGTCGATCTCGTAGGCCGACAGGCGCAGGCGGATGCACAGCGCGCTGGGCAGGTAGGCCAGATGCAGGTAGCCGGGCAGCGCGCTTTCCCAGCCGGCGATCGTCTCGGCCAGTATCGACTCGGCCATGCCGAACGTAATGGCCGTCCGGTGCACGATGGCCCGGAAGCGGAAATGCTCGCAAAGGCGCGGCAGCACCTGCTCGTCGACGAGCGCTTTCATCTCGAACGGGACGCCGGGCAGCGAGACGAGCACGCGGCCGTCGCGCTCGAACCACATGCCGGGAGCCGTTCCGCAGCGGTTCGGCAGCACGACGCAGCCTTCGGGCACGAGCGCTTGAGCCTGATTCAGCTCGTTGAAATCGATATGCCGCAGCTCGGTCATCCTGCGTACCTGCTCGTAGACGGCTTCGTCGCGCACGAGCGCCATGCCGAACATGCGTGCGAGCGTATGTTTCGTGATGTCGTCTTTCGTCGGGCCGAGGCCGCCGGTGCAGATCACGACGTCGGAGCGCTTCAGCGCCTCGCCGACGGCCTGCTCTATGTGCCGGGCCGTATCGGAGACCGACGTGATCCGGTGGATTCGTATGCCCGCCGCGTTGAGCTTCTCGCCCAGCCAGGCCGAGTTCGTGTCGACGATCTGTCCGATCAGGATTTCGTCGCCTATGGTGATGATTTCTGCCTGCATAAGTGCCTGATGATTATGTTACGGAAACGGCGCGCATTCGAGCAGAGCTTTGTGCGGGTGTCCGGTCGCGTGCCTTCCGTGTCGTATGCTGCGGCAAAGGTACGCTCTTGTTTCGGAATAGCCAAGCTCTCGCGGGCCGCTTCCGCCTTTTGTCCCCTGAAGAGCGGCAGGGATGCCGGCGCGTCGTGCCCTGCGTACCTCGTCGAGGCTCTTTTGAAAAAAACGAGCCCGGCGGCGTGTTCCGGGAATCAAAGTTGTATTACTTTTGCCGCCGGAAAAATAAGGGGACCGTATGAAAAAGAGTCTTGTCGCGCTGGCTTTCGGAACGCTCGCGCTCGGCATAGCCGAGTTCGTCATGATGGCGATTTTGCCTTATGTCGCCGGAGACTTGCATGTGAGCATAGCGACTGCCGGGCATCTGATTTCCGCCTATGCGCTCGGCGTGTGCGTCGGGGCCCCGGCGCTGATTTTCGCGCGTCGGCTTCCGCTCAAGCGGATTTTGCTGATATTGGTATGCCTGATGATCGCGGGCAATCTGTGCGCTGCGGTTGCGCCCGGCTACGGCGTGCTGATGTTGGCGCGCTTCGTTTCGGGACTGCCTCACGGAGCCTATTTCGGCGTGGGCTCGATCGTTGCCGAGAAGCTGGCCGACAAGGGAAAAGGCGCCGAGGCCGTGTCGATCATGATCGCGGGCATGACGGTCGCCAACCTGTTCGGCGTGCCGCTCGGCACGACGCTCAGCGAGGCGCTGTCCTGGCGGGCTACTTTCCTGCTGGTGGGCTGTTGGGGGTTGGTCGTGCTGCTGTTCGTCTGGCGTTGGGTGCCGCAGGTCGGCGGTTTGCCCGATACCGGCTTCAAGGGGCAATTCCGTTTCTTTCGCAAAAAGGCGCCCTGGCTGTTACTCGGAGCGACGCTGTTGGGCAACGGAGGCGTATTCTGCTGGTACAGCTATATCAATCCGCTGCTGACTCGCGTTGCGGGTTTCCCGGCGGCCGGCGTTTCGGCGCTGATGGTGCTGGCCGGATTCGGCATGTTCGCAGGCAACTTGGCCGGCGGCCGCCTGTCGGACCGCTATACGCCGGGGCGGGTGGCCGCTTGGGCGCAGGGGACTATTTGCGTTGCCCTGCTGCTGACCTTTTTCTGCGCTCGGGTTACATGGCTTGCCGTCGCGCTGATGTGCGTCTGCACGACCGGGCTGTTCGCGGTGTCGAGTCCTCAGCAGCTCCTGCTGCTGCGCCATTCCGAGGGCGGCGAGCTGCTCGGGGCGGCCAGCGTCCAAGTGGCGTTCAACCTGGGCAATGCGATCGGAGCCTATTGCGGCGGCTTGCCGCTGGAAGCCGGTCTGGGATACGAGTATCCGGCTTTGATCGGCGCTCCGTTCGCGCTGGCCGGCTTCGTGTTGCTTACGGTCTTCTATCGTCGGTACGAGCCTTCGGGCCGCCGGCCGCTACGGCATGCGTAATCCTCTCCGTATGGTTGCGGAACGATTTGTCGCCCCGCCTTCCGAAACGGCGGGGCGGATCGGAAAGCGGGAAAGGCGTTCGACGGCTTGTCCGGACGCGGTCTGTTCTTACTCGCCGGCGTTGTCGGCCCGTTGCTCTCCGACCGACCGTTTGTCGGCTTCGAGGCGGAGCCGCTTGCAGATGCGTTTGACGAAAGCCGGGCCGTTGTAGATGAAGCCGGTATAGACCTGTATCAGATCGGCGCCTGCGTCGAGCATGGCTACCGCGTCGTCCTCGGTCATGATGCCGCCGACGCCGATGATCGGGAAACG from Alistipes ihumii AP11 carries:
- a CDS encoding competence/damage-inducible protein A; the encoded protein is MQAEIITIGDEILIGQIVDTNSAWLGEKLNAAGIRIHRITSVSDTARHIEQAVGEALKRSDVVICTGGLGPTKDDITKHTLARMFGMALVRDEAVYEQVRRMTELRHIDFNELNQAQALVPEGCVVLPNRCGTAPGMWFERDGRVLVSLPGVPFEMKALVDEQVLPRLCEHFRFRAIVHRTAITFGMAESILAETIAGWESALPGYLHLAYLPSALCIRLRLSAYEIDREEAEREIGRQFEQLERIIPYSIVGYGDVSLESITGDLLRARGATVATAESCTGGNIARRFTALPGASDYFRGGVVAYSNDVKRSLLGVNGGDLERFGAVSRPVAEQMAEGVRRATGSVYGIATTGVAGPSGGTPDKPVGTVWMAVSGPEGTFSLRMTFGSLRSQNIERASSHAINLLRLRLCGAPDHGLGTIRY
- the araJ gene encoding MFS transporter AraJ, with the translated sequence MKKSLVALAFGTLALGIAEFVMMAILPYVAGDLHVSIATAGHLISAYALGVCVGAPALIFARRLPLKRILLILVCLMIAGNLCAAVAPGYGVLMLARFVSGLPHGAYFGVGSIVAEKLADKGKGAEAVSIMIAGMTVANLFGVPLGTTLSEALSWRATFLLVGCWGLVVLLFVWRWVPQVGGLPDTGFKGQFRFFRKKAPWLLLGATLLGNGGVFCWYSYINPLLTRVAGFPAAGVSALMVLAGFGMFAGNLAGGRLSDRYTPGRVAAWAQGTICVALLLTFFCARVTWLAVALMCVCTTGLFAVSSPQQLLLLRHSEGGELLGAASVQVAFNLGNAIGAYCGGLPLEAGLGYEYPALIGAPFALAGFVLLTVFYRRYEPSGRRPLRHA